One Setaria italica strain Yugu1 chromosome I, Setaria_italica_v2.0, whole genome shotgun sequence DNA window includes the following coding sequences:
- the LOC101782044 gene encoding uncharacterized protein LOC101782044, which translates to MATTTAATAAAALTGAITAALRAPAAAALRAPAAAHGGIPATPALHPAAASAAPSSSPADLSRWPQRRGYSQFASGFTPLKPKPLESIIDVERAKGLSPEHLVAAWDDYHLGRGHIGASMKTKLYHLLEQRSSTCRHFVIPLWKGSGYTTMFMQVQMPYMIFTGLEDYKARGTQASPYYTVTHYTEFAETKDTVLIRGDVVFTSKLTDSEAKTLLETAHSFYLNDVRYRLVERFNKETHEFEFKDVLQVLDMPTM; encoded by the exons atggccacgacgaccgccgccaccgcggccgccgcgctcaCCGGTGCCATCACCGCCGCTCTccgcgccccggccgccgccgctctccgcgccccggccgccgcccatgGAGGCATACCGGCCACACCGGCGCTGCATCCCGCGGCGGCTTCTGCAGCGCCATCTTCCTCGCCGGCCGACCTCTCCCGGTGGCCGCAGCGGAGGGGTTACTCCCAGTTCGCGAGCGGGTTCaccccgctgaagccgaagccgctgGAATCCATCATCGACGTCGAGCGCGCCAAGGGCCTCTCGCCTGagcacctcgtcgccgcctggGATGAC TATCATTTGGGAAGAGGTCATATAGGTGCATCTATGAAAACAAAGCTTTACCATCTCTTGGAACAAAGATCATCTACGTG TCGTCactttgttattcctttgtgGAAGGGAAGTGGATACACCACTATGTTCATGCAAG TCCAGATGCCATACATGATCTTCACAGGACTCGAAGACTATAAAGCAAGAGGCACTCAAGCAAGCCCTTACTACACAGTCACCCATTACACAGAGTTCGCAGAAACCAAGGACACTGTGCTTATTCGAGGAGATGTTGTTTTCACCAGCAAGCTAACTGATTCAGAGGCAAAGACCCTTTTGGAGACTGCTCACTCATTCTACCTGAATGATGTGAGGTACAGACTCGTGGAGCGCTTCAACAAAGAGACCCACGAGTTTGAATTCAAAGATGTTCTTCAAGTTCTTGATATGCCAACCATGTGA
- the LOC101781634 gene encoding rac-like GTP-binding protein 7 has protein sequence MSTARFIKCVTVGDGAVGKTCMLISYTSNTFPTDYVPTVFDNFSANVVVDGNTVNLGLWDTAGQEDYNRLRPLSYRGADVFLLAFSLISKASYENIHKKWIPELRHYAPNVPIVLVGTKLDLREDKQFFLDHPGLAPITTAQGEELKRMIGAAAYIECSSKTQQNVKAVFDSAIKVVLCPPKPKKKSARKQRSCWIL, from the exons ATGAGCACGGCGAGGTTCATCAAGTGCGTCAcggtcggcgacggcgccgtcggCAAGACCTGCATGCTCATCTCCTACACCAGCAACACCTTCCCCACG GATTATGTGCCCACGGTGTTCGACAACTTCAGCGCCaacgtcgtcgtcgacggcaACACGGTGAACCTCGGCCTCTGGGATACCGCCG GACAAGAGGACTACAACAGGCTTAGGCCTCTTAGCTACAGAGGGGCTGATGTCTTTCTGCTAGCATTTTCCCTCATCAGCAAAGCGAGCTATGAGAATATTCACAAGAAG TGGATACCAGAGCTAAGGCATTATGCTCCAAATGTGCCGATTGTGTTAGTTGGAACAAAACTTG ACTTGCGTGAGGACAAGCAGTTCTTCCTGGACCACCCTGGTTTAGCCCCTATCACTACTGCACAG GGCGAGGAGCTGAAAAGGATGATAGGCGCAGCTGCATACATCGAATGCAGCTCCAAGACGCAACAG AATGTGAAGGCGGTGTTCGACTCCGCGATAAAGGTCGTGCTGTGCCCGCCCAAGCCAAAGAAGAAGAGCGCCCGGAAGCAGAGGAGTTGCTGGATCCTATGA
- the LOC101781246 gene encoding OPA3-like protein, producing the protein MILPVAKLGTLLLKTMSKPIATRLKTEASRHPKFRQLIINLAQANHRISTNIQRRVYGHATNVEIRPLNEEKAVQAAADLIGELFVFSVAGAAVIFEVQRSARSEARKEEARKKEIEAIRQKEDQLAEEILNMKQKLSELERFANSQGLSGLFRSSSVPDQTKPT; encoded by the exons ATGATACTCCCGGTGGCGAAGCTCGGGACGCTGTTGCTGAAAACGATGTCGAAGCCCATCGCGACCAGGCTCAAGACGGAGGCCAGCCGCCACCCCAAGTTCCGGCAGCTCATCATCAACCTCGCTCAG GCAAATCACCGCATCTCCACAAACATCCAAAGAAGAGTCTATGGTCATGCAACTAATGTTGAGATTCGACCGTTGAACGAGGAGAAAGCTGTTCAAGCTGCTGCCGATCTTATTGGGGAGCTCTTTGTTTTCTCG GTTGCTGGAGCTGCCGTAATCTTTGAGGTGCAAAGAAGTGCAAGGTCAGAGGCCCGGAAAGAGGAGGCTcgaaaaaaagaaattgag GCAATAAGGCAAAAGGAGGATCAGCTGGCTGAGGAGATACTGAATATGAAGCAGAAGCTTAGTGAATTGGAGCGCTTTGCCAACTCGCAAGGTCTCTCTGGACTGTTCAGGAGCAGCAGCGTGCCAGACCAAACGAAACCCACATGA